Proteins encoded in a region of the Halothiobacillus diazotrophicus genome:
- a CDS encoding PhoH family protein, whose amino-acid sequence MINNTRQRKCLFVLDTNVLMHDPTSIFRFMEHDIYLPMVVIEELDNGKKGTSETARNVRQASRFLDELLQDADLENINQGLLIESPLMSKNRTMTTEPGRLFLQTEIENYELPTGMPGGRPDNQILGITLALRQRIKDRDVILVSKDINLRIKATAMGLKAEDYHNDQVLDDVSLLHSGIVQLPDDFWESHGKALESWQEEGRAFYRINGPQTADWYVNLALYLDGPSPFSGIVRAIDGDGSAIVESALNFQHERQSVWGITARNREQSFALNHLMDPDVDFVTLLGQAGTGKTLITLAAALVQTLDKNRYSEIIMTRVTIPVGEDIGFLPGTEEEKMTPWMGALMDNLEVLSKTEGAGGNGGWERAATNDLLRSRIKIRSLNFMRGRTFQNKFVIIDEAQNLTAKQMRTLITRAGPGTKMVCLGNVAQIDTPYLTETTSGLTFVVDRFKGWPHGAHITLARGERSRLAEHAAEVL is encoded by the coding sequence ATGATCAATAATACGCGCCAGAGAAAGTGCCTGTTCGTCCTGGATACCAATGTGCTCATGCATGATCCGACGTCGATTTTTCGCTTCATGGAGCACGATATCTACCTGCCCATGGTGGTCATCGAGGAGCTCGACAACGGTAAGAAGGGGACCAGCGAGACGGCGCGCAATGTGCGACAGGCCAGCCGATTCCTCGATGAACTGCTCCAGGATGCCGATCTGGAGAACATCAACCAGGGCTTGTTGATCGAGAGCCCGTTGATGAGCAAGAACCGGACGATGACCACTGAGCCGGGGCGTCTGTTCCTGCAGACCGAGATCGAGAACTATGAATTGCCGACCGGCATGCCCGGCGGACGACCGGACAACCAGATCCTCGGCATCACCCTGGCCTTGCGCCAGCGGATCAAGGATCGGGACGTAATTCTGGTATCCAAGGATATCAACCTCCGGATCAAGGCCACGGCCATGGGGCTGAAGGCCGAGGACTACCATAACGATCAGGTGCTGGACGACGTATCCCTGCTGCACAGCGGGATCGTGCAGTTGCCGGATGATTTCTGGGAAAGTCATGGCAAGGCGCTGGAATCGTGGCAGGAGGAGGGGCGCGCCTTCTACCGCATTAATGGCCCGCAGACCGCCGACTGGTACGTGAACCTGGCTCTTTACCTGGATGGCCCGTCGCCGTTCTCCGGTATCGTCCGCGCGATCGACGGTGATGGTTCGGCCATCGTCGAAAGTGCGCTCAACTTCCAGCACGAGCGCCAATCCGTTTGGGGCATCACGGCCCGTAACCGGGAGCAGAGCTTCGCTCTCAACCATCTCATGGATCCCGATGTCGATTTCGTCACGCTCCTGGGGCAGGCCGGTACGGGCAAGACGCTGATCACCCTGGCGGCCGCCCTGGTGCAGACCCTGGACAAGAACCGCTACAGCGAGATCATCATGACCCGCGTCACGATTCCGGTCGGCGAGGATATCGGCTTCCTGCCGGGCACGGAGGAGGAAAAGATGACGCCGTGGATGGGCGCGCTCATGGACAACCTCGAGGTGCTCTCCAAGACCGAGGGGGCGGGCGGCAACGGGGGCTGGGAGCGTGCAGCGACCAACGATCTGTTGCGTTCGCGGATCAAGATCCGTTCGCTGAACTTCATGCGCGGGCGGACCTTCCAGAACAAGTTCGTCATCATCGACGAGGCGCAGAACCTCACCGCCAAGCAGATGCGCACCCTGATCACCCGGGCCGGACCCGGTACCAAGATGGTCTGTCTGGGCAACGTGGCGCAGATCGACACGCCCTACCTGACGGAAACCACCTCCGGCCTCACCTTCGTGGTGGATCGCTTCAAGGGCTGGCCGCACGGTGCGCACATCACCCTCGCTCGGGGCGAACGTTCCCGTCTGGCCGAACATGCGGCGGAAGTGCTGTAA
- the metE gene encoding 5-methyltetrahydropteroyltriglutamate--homocysteine S-methyltransferase, giving the protein MPHSTPLITHTLGFPRIGDRRALKWALEAYWRGDDTADRLHATGHAIRQQILDDHVAAGITRPPVGDFSFYDHVADTALLFGQTPRRFGPMANTLDNLFALGRGRTAKGRNTAPLAMKKWLNSNYHYLVPELETDQPIMLDAARYLDLVREARAASSKAKPVLLGPLSFLWFSRGLDESARLARAEALADAYRTLLAKLAELGVTWVQIDEPILTLDLPLAWLQAFEPTYHRLRVPRIKLLLTTYFGDLNGNVALAAQLPVDGLHIDATATADLIAVADRLPDYKVLSVGILDGRSIWRADLAALLDRLRPLHTRLGDRLWLAPSCSLLHLPLDAESESELPDFLRRNLSFARQKLQELRLLARGLTEGWNAIALELNQTAAARATLDAQPGRIDPQLRAETATIPQHSPARPAPFSARSAAQQARFRLPLLPTTTIGSFPQTPEIRQARKAFKNREINAAEYEAQMKSEIAEVIRAQEAIGLDVLVHGEAERNDMVEYFGEQLDGFAFTREGWVQSYGSRCVKPPIIWGDVRRSRPMTVDWARYAQSLTDRPVKGMLTGPVTILFWSFVRDDLSREAVCNQIAEALRGEIADLAAAGIGMIQVDEPAFREGLPLRRKDWPSYLTWAVRAFRHAVSIAPSDVQIHTHMCYSEFNDIIESIAALDADVITIETTRSNMQLLDAFADFDYPNAIGPGIYDIHAPQIPTEAEIEARVRLALARVPVERLWINPDCGLKTRSWAEVTPALEAMVAVAQRLRADLD; this is encoded by the coding sequence ATGCCCCATTCGACCCCGCTCATCACCCACACACTGGGCTTTCCCCGCATCGGCGATCGACGCGCCCTCAAATGGGCCCTCGAAGCCTACTGGCGCGGTGACGACACCGCCGATCGCCTGCATGCAACAGGCCACGCCATCCGACAGCAGATCCTGGACGACCATGTTGCCGCAGGCATCACCCGCCCACCGGTGGGAGACTTCTCCTTCTACGATCACGTGGCCGACACGGCCCTGCTGTTCGGCCAGACGCCCCGGCGCTTCGGCCCGATGGCCAATACGCTCGACAATCTGTTCGCGCTGGGTCGTGGACGCACCGCAAAGGGCCGCAACACAGCCCCCCTGGCGATGAAGAAATGGCTGAACAGCAACTATCACTATCTGGTACCGGAACTGGAAACCGACCAACCGATCATGCTCGACGCAGCGCGCTATCTCGATCTCGTGCGCGAGGCGCGCGCCGCGTCGTCCAAGGCCAAACCGGTATTGCTCGGCCCCTTGAGCTTTCTCTGGTTCAGCCGAGGGCTCGACGAGTCGGCACGACTGGCCCGGGCCGAAGCCCTGGCGGACGCCTATCGGACCCTGCTCGCCAAACTGGCCGAGCTGGGCGTGACCTGGGTACAGATCGACGAGCCCATTCTCACCCTGGATCTGCCGCTGGCCTGGCTGCAGGCTTTCGAACCGACCTATCACCGGCTGCGCGTCCCCCGGATCAAGTTGCTCCTTACCACCTACTTCGGCGACCTGAACGGCAACGTCGCGCTGGCTGCCCAACTTCCCGTCGACGGGTTGCACATCGATGCCACGGCGACCGCCGACCTCATCGCCGTGGCGGATCGCCTGCCGGACTACAAGGTGCTATCCGTTGGCATTCTCGATGGCCGATCGATCTGGCGGGCTGACCTGGCCGCCCTGCTCGACCGGCTCCGTCCGCTGCATACGCGTCTGGGGGATCGGCTCTGGCTGGCGCCGAGTTGCTCGCTCCTGCATCTCCCCCTGGACGCGGAATCGGAATCCGAGTTGCCGGACTTTCTGCGCCGGAATCTGAGCTTTGCCCGGCAGAAATTGCAGGAACTTCGGCTGCTGGCGCGCGGCTTGACCGAAGGCTGGAATGCCATTGCCCTGGAACTGAACCAAACCGCCGCCGCCCGAGCGACCCTCGATGCCCAACCGGGGCGGATCGATCCGCAACTACGGGCCGAAACCGCCACCATCCCCCAGCACTCGCCGGCGCGACCTGCCCCGTTTTCCGCCCGCAGCGCCGCACAACAGGCACGCTTCCGACTTCCGCTGCTGCCGACCACGACCATCGGCTCATTTCCCCAGACACCGGAAATTCGCCAGGCGCGCAAGGCTTTCAAGAACCGGGAAATCAATGCAGCCGAGTATGAGGCGCAGATGAAGTCGGAGATCGCCGAGGTCATCCGGGCGCAGGAAGCTATCGGCCTCGATGTGCTGGTACACGGCGAGGCGGAGCGCAACGACATGGTGGAATACTTCGGCGAGCAGCTCGACGGATTTGCCTTCACCCGGGAAGGTTGGGTGCAGTCCTATGGCTCGCGTTGCGTCAAGCCGCCGATCATCTGGGGCGATGTCCGTCGCAGCCGGCCGATGACGGTCGACTGGGCCCGCTACGCCCAATCCCTGACCGACCGCCCCGTCAAGGGCATGCTGACCGGACCCGTCACGATCCTGTTCTGGTCGTTCGTACGTGACGATCTCTCCCGGGAAGCGGTCTGCAATCAGATCGCCGAGGCATTGCGCGGCGAAATCGCCGATCTGGCGGCGGCGGGCATCGGCATGATCCAGGTCGACGAACCGGCCTTCCGTGAGGGTCTTCCGCTACGGCGCAAGGACTGGCCGTCCTATCTCACCTGGGCCGTCCGCGCCTTCCGTCATGCGGTCTCGATCGCCCCCAGCGACGTGCAGATCCACACCCACATGTGCTACAGCGAGTTCAACGACATCATCGAATCCATTGCCGCCCTGGATGCCGACGTGATCACCATCGAGACGACCCGGTCCAACATGCAGCTGCTCGATGCCTTTGCCGACTTCGACTATCCCAATGCCATCGGCCCCGGCATCTACGACATCCATGCCCCGCAGATTCCCACCGAAGCGGAAATCGAGGCACGGGTCCGGCTGGCCTTGGCCCGCGTACCGGTCGAACGGCTCTGGATCAATCCCGACTGCGGCCTCAAGACCCGAAGCTGGGCAGAAGTGACGCCCGCTCTGGAAGCCATGGTCGCCGTGGCGCAACGACTGCGCGCCGATCTTGATTAG
- a CDS encoding BufA1 family periplasmic bufferin-type metallophore, which produces MKNAQKTTAATLALALGTALTLGATAAQADGMNGGMSGDMHSGMMDKEKCYGVSMKGKNDCKSGPGTSCAGSATMDYQGNAYKLVPAGTCEKMMSKTSPTGHGMTKPY; this is translated from the coding sequence ATGAAAAATGCTCAGAAAACGACGGCTGCCACCCTGGCTCTGGCACTCGGAACCGCACTGACCCTCGGCGCGACTGCGGCACAGGCCGACGGCATGAATGGCGGCATGTCCGGCGACATGCATTCCGGCATGATGGACAAGGAAAAGTGCTACGGGGTGTCCATGAAGGGCAAGAACGACTGCAAGTCCGGTCCGGGCACCTCCTGCGCCGGCAGCGCCACCATGGACTACCAGGGCAATGCCTACAAGCTGGTGCCCGCCGGGACCTGCGAGAAGATGATGTCCAAGACCTCGCCCACCGGTCATGGCATGACCAAGCCTTATTGA
- a CDS encoding DUF3147 family protein — MAWLITKYLITSAVVVLVSEIAKRSDKLGGLVAALPMVTVLALIWLYIDNQSQEKIANHAWYTFWYVIPTLPMFLAFPLLLPRLGFWPTLAACVVLTMASFGLFALAVRRFGIELL, encoded by the coding sequence ATGGCCTGGCTCATCACCAAATATCTGATCACCTCGGCCGTCGTCGTGCTGGTGTCCGAGATCGCCAAGCGCAGCGACAAGCTGGGCGGGCTCGTGGCCGCCCTGCCGATGGTCACGGTGTTGGCCTTGATCTGGCTCTACATCGACAATCAGTCCCAGGAAAAAATCGCCAATCACGCCTGGTATACGTTCTGGTACGTGATTCCCACCCTGCCGATGTTCCTCGCCTTCCCGCTGCTGTTGCCTCGCCTGGGGTTCTGGCCGACTCTGGCCGCCTGCGTCGTGCTCACCATGGCCAGTTTCGGCCTGTTCGCGCTGGCGGTACGCCGGTTCGGCATCGAACTGCTCTGA
- a CDS encoding phage holin family protein: protein MRQAVLRTGMGLGLLMAAVGLVLAGSGFVLASVYMALASMMSAPWAALIVGGLAFLLAICLAWLAYRMNR, encoded by the coding sequence CTGCGGCAGGCCGTACTTCGAACCGGCATGGGGCTCGGGCTGCTGATGGCGGCCGTTGGACTCGTGCTGGCAGGTTCCGGTTTTGTTCTGGCTTCCGTTTATATGGCGTTGGCGAGCATGATGTCGGCACCCTGGGCGGCATTGATCGTTGGTGGGCTGGCTTTCCTGCTGGCAATTTGCCTGGCCTGGTTGGCCTACCGGATGAATCGTTAG
- a CDS encoding glycine cleavage system protein R, with protein sequence MMQTQLVVSLFGKLDVVQMADLFEIIQQQNCRALDSHVMTFGSRLEMGLRLSGNWDRVTRVESALHEFAQKHQVEMNIYHEQSPEGREAVLPYVLDAIGLESADIAAALLRFCVRQGVSLREMSTRAYRPARSVERLIQLRAEIDIPTTCHLGQFKTDFFDLCDALNLDAAIEPSRMY encoded by the coding sequence ATGATGCAAACCCAATTGGTGGTCAGTCTGTTTGGCAAGCTCGACGTCGTCCAGATGGCCGACCTGTTCGAGATCATCCAGCAACAGAACTGTCGAGCCCTAGATAGCCATGTCATGACGTTCGGATCCCGGCTGGAAATGGGACTCCGGCTGTCGGGCAATTGGGATCGAGTGACCCGGGTCGAGTCGGCCCTCCACGAATTTGCGCAGAAGCACCAGGTTGAAATGAACATTTACCATGAGCAGTCCCCGGAAGGCCGTGAGGCGGTGCTGCCCTATGTACTGGATGCGATCGGGCTGGAGTCGGCAGACATCGCCGCGGCGTTGCTGCGGTTCTGCGTGCGGCAGGGCGTGAGCCTTCGGGAGATGTCCACACGTGCCTACCGGCCGGCGCGCAGTGTCGAGCGCCTGATCCAGTTGCGGGCGGAGATCGATATCCCGACCACCTGCCATTTGGGTCAGTTCAAAACCGATTTTTTCGACCTCTGCGATGCGCTGAATCTGGATGCGGCCATTGAGCCGAGCCGCATGTATTGA
- a CDS encoding DUF883 family protein → MAQATSNDSSAELAAVKADLHQLKTDMAALVAALKDSGSKRVSAAEETTLEAVHEAIASLNSRFETLKSKAGAQAKDALDEAEQTVTRHPLATVVAAFGIGFVLAKLFDTGSRH, encoded by the coding sequence ATGGCTCAAGCAACATCAAATGATTCCTCTGCAGAACTGGCCGCCGTCAAGGCCGATCTTCATCAATTGAAAACGGATATGGCGGCATTGGTTGCTGCATTGAAGGACTCCGGCAGCAAGCGGGTATCCGCAGCGGAAGAAACGACGCTGGAGGCGGTCCACGAAGCGATCGCCTCGCTGAACAGTCGTTTCGAAACCCTCAAGAGCAAGGCAGGGGCGCAAGCGAAGGATGCGTTGGACGAGGCCGAGCAAACGGTGACGCGTCATCCCCTGGCCACAGTGGTTGCCGCATTCGGCATCGGCTTCGTGCTGGCCAAACTGTTCGATACGGGGAGCCGTCACTGA
- a CDS encoding sigma-70 family RNA polymerase sigma factor encodes MTQTEPIPNGGPQTGPIPGPASGKTTPFTDPVFLADLRRQMLKFATLQLGDPNQAEDAVQEALVGALKNTDRFAGRSALKTWVFAILKHKIVDQLRQRIADNQRLTYPDSTEHDDPDPFDDRGIWQSEERPHSWHDPEDAIEQQQFWRVFEACLEHLPTEQGRIFMMREFVEMESQEICAAVGITTSNLHVILYRARLRLRACLEETWFVPSPRGASPEVASC; translated from the coding sequence GTGACGCAAACCGAACCGATCCCGAACGGCGGGCCGCAAACCGGCCCAATTCCCGGCCCTGCTTCAGGCAAGACCACCCCCTTCACCGACCCGGTGTTCCTGGCCGACCTGCGTCGGCAGATGCTGAAATTCGCCACGCTGCAACTGGGTGACCCCAATCAGGCGGAGGACGCCGTCCAGGAAGCCCTGGTGGGCGCCCTGAAGAATACCGACCGGTTTGCCGGACGCTCGGCGCTCAAGACCTGGGTCTTCGCCATCCTCAAGCACAAGATCGTCGATCAGCTGCGTCAGCGCATTGCCGACAATCAGCGGCTCACCTATCCGGATTCCACGGAGCACGACGATCCCGATCCCTTCGACGATCGGGGCATCTGGCAGTCCGAGGAACGTCCGCATAGCTGGCACGATCCGGAGGATGCCATCGAGCAGCAGCAGTTCTGGCGGGTGTTCGAAGCCTGCCTCGAGCACCTGCCGACCGAACAGGGCCGGATCTTCATGATGCGCGAGTTCGTCGAGATGGAAAGCCAGGAGATCTGCGCCGCCGTCGGCATCACGACCAGCAACCTGCACGTGATTCTGTATCGGGCGCGGTTGCGCCTGCGGGCCTGCCTCGAGGAAACCTGGTTCGTACCCAGCCCGCGGGGCGCATCGCCGGAGGTGGCCTCATGCTGA
- a CDS encoding MarR family winged helix-turn-helix transcriptional regulator, with protein MPNPDFDICAENRMPILMLRVTQLWRQIMDNELAHHGLSQAKWRTLAILAMHPDGMIQSELADELGIEGPSLVAMLDRLSKDNWVERKHCETDRRCKIIHLTEHAWPLIDEIRQSSEKIYDRTIAQVTSVPVEQVEAFFIELRDRLYENLPEKKRHPRETRSDLGDVAGEPSAVALSAHPK; from the coding sequence ATGCCAAATCCTGACTTCGATATCTGTGCCGAAAATCGCATGCCGATCCTGATGTTGCGTGTGACGCAACTGTGGCGGCAGATCATGGATAATGAGTTGGCCCACCACGGGCTGAGTCAGGCAAAATGGCGTACGCTCGCCATTCTCGCGATGCATCCGGATGGCATGATCCAGTCTGAATTGGCCGACGAACTGGGCATCGAGGGGCCATCGCTGGTCGCCATGCTGGACCGGCTATCCAAGGACAATTGGGTCGAGCGCAAGCATTGCGAAACGGATCGGCGTTGCAAGATCATCCATCTCACCGAGCACGCCTGGCCATTGATCGATGAGATTCGTCAAAGCTCCGAAAAAATCTATGACCGTACCATCGCCCAGGTCACCAGCGTGCCGGTCGAGCAGGTGGAAGCCTTCTTTATCGAATTGCGTGACCGGCTATACGAGAACCTGCCGGAGAAAAAACGCCATCCGCGGGAAACCAGGTCGGACCTCGGCGATGTCGCCGGTGAGCCATCGGCCGTGGCGCTTTCCGCCCATCCGAAATGA
- a CDS encoding anti-sigma factor family protein, which yields MLKCRAATRLLSEALERKLTLGERLNLGIHTIECQNCRNFGRQIKAMRSLSRAYAEGASVDSAEPDETGKHPEQDRRD from the coding sequence ATGCTGAAATGTCGCGCTGCCACCCGCCTGCTTTCCGAAGCCCTAGAACGCAAATTGACCCTGGGCGAACGCCTCAACCTCGGCATCCACACGATCGAATGTCAGAACTGCCGGAATTTCGGTCGCCAGATCAAGGCCATGCGCAGCCTGAGCCGGGCCTATGCCGAGGGCGCTTCCGTGGATTCCGCGGAACCCGATGAGACCGGGAAACATCCGGAGCAGGATCGCAGGGACTGA
- a CDS encoding peroxiredoxin has protein sequence MPDTELTLGHPIPPFAGRTADGSTIDHSTYLGQWLVLYFYPRDSTPGCTTEAQDFQRLLPEFSAANAVVVGVSNDSPASHEKFCAKQGLTFPLIADTERTVSLLFDVIRVKKMYGKTFEGIERSTFLIDPEGRLHAEWRKVKVPGHAEAVLAAIRA, from the coding sequence ATGCCCGACACCGAACTGACGCTTGGCCACCCCATCCCTCCTTTCGCGGGCCGCACCGCCGACGGCTCGACCATTGATCACTCCACCTACCTCGGGCAATGGCTCGTTCTCTATTTCTACCCGCGTGACAGCACGCCGGGCTGCACGACCGAAGCCCAGGACTTTCAGCGACTCCTTCCGGAATTTTCGGCGGCCAATGCCGTTGTGGTTGGTGTTTCCAACGATTCGCCCGCCAGCCACGAGAAATTCTGCGCGAAACAGGGGCTGACCTTTCCGTTGATCGCCGATACCGAACGTACCGTTTCCCTGCTGTTCGACGTGATCCGCGTAAAGAAAATGTACGGCAAGACCTTCGAGGGTATCGAGCGCAGTACGTTTCTGATCGATCCCGAGGGGCGGTTGCATGCCGAATGGCGCAAGGTGAAGGTGCCCGGCCATGCCGAGGCTGTCCTGGCGGCGATCCGCGCATGA
- a CDS encoding HvfC/BufC N-terminal domain-containing protein, which yields MSWTDDWTRSLHDPQSPEPSGLVTWNGSDPGQRFGVYRNNVMASLIAALADTFPVVEQLVGPTFFRVMAGQFVQAHPPQSPVLARYGDAFPAFVAEFSPAASLPYLPDLARLELAYLAAFHAADAEPLDPAVWQALLADPDALPARRFRFQPALQVIRSDHAIVSLWAAHQADASRTPAQVNPGTSEIAWVMRPGWQVGIQAATAADTAFLAAMMAGQTLGRALTLTEAEFPGFSPTACLGLWLAEGLVVGMAPG from the coding sequence ATGAGCTGGACGGACGATTGGACACGTAGTCTGCACGACCCGCAGTCCCCGGAGCCATCGGGGCTCGTGACCTGGAACGGCTCCGATCCGGGGCAGCGTTTCGGCGTGTACCGCAACAATGTCATGGCTTCGCTGATTGCCGCGCTCGCCGATACCTTCCCCGTGGTCGAGCAGCTGGTCGGGCCGACGTTCTTTCGGGTCATGGCCGGCCAGTTCGTCCAGGCGCACCCGCCACAGAGCCCGGTTCTGGCCCGGTACGGCGATGCGTTTCCCGCATTCGTTGCCGAGTTTTCACCCGCGGCGTCCTTGCCCTATCTGCCGGATCTGGCCCGGCTGGAGCTGGCTTACCTCGCGGCCTTTCATGCGGCCGATGCCGAGCCCCTCGATCCGGCCGTCTGGCAAGCCCTGTTGGCCGACCCCGATGCTTTGCCGGCCCGTCGTTTCCGCTTCCAGCCGGCCTTGCAGGTGATTCGTTCGGACCATGCCATCGTCTCCCTCTGGGCCGCGCACCAGGCGGATGCGTCGCGGACGCCCGCGCAGGTGAACCCCGGCACCTCGGAAATCGCCTGGGTGATGCGGCCGGGCTGGCAGGTCGGGATCCAGGCCGCGACGGCGGCGGATACGGCCTTTCTCGCGGCGATGATGGCGGGACAGACGCTCGGTCGTGCACTGACCCTCACGGAAGCCGAATTTCCCGGGTTTTCGCCGACGGCCTGCCTGGGGCTTTGGTTGGCCGAGGGGCTGGTCGTCGGCATGGCGCCGGGCTGA
- a CDS encoding DUF302 domain-containing protein — protein sequence MSLSGCGFLSIKDKLDPQAMDIYSGMYDRFVSSGGDLGAATVWRMEVDKGITPDDIKTSLDSASVGTGLKNVGEMPLSKQLELETGKKQRYLMIYQYCSPSIAREAVDFSPYFAAYLPCRIAVVEDKEGRYWLYGLNMDMFVHGGKNMPEPFKSHAQHVRDSIHKMMEAAAHGGF from the coding sequence ATGTCTCTTTCTGGTTGCGGTTTTCTGTCGATCAAAGACAAACTGGATCCGCAGGCAATGGATATTTACAGCGGTATGTATGATCGCTTCGTCAGCAGCGGTGGCGACCTGGGTGCCGCAACCGTATGGCGGATGGAAGTCGACAAGGGAATTACCCCGGACGACATCAAGACCAGTCTCGACTCTGCATCCGTCGGTACCGGCTTGAAGAACGTCGGCGAAATGCCACTGTCCAAGCAGCTGGAACTGGAAACCGGCAAGAAGCAGCGTTACCTGATGATTTATCAGTACTGCAGCCCGTCCATCGCCCGCGAAGCGGTCGACTTCAGCCCGTACTTTGCCGCCTATCTGCCCTGCCGGATTGCCGTGGTGGAAGACAAGGAAGGCCGTTACTGGCTGTATGGCCTGAACATGGACATGTTCGTCCACGGTGGCAAGAACATGCCTGAGCCCTTCAAGTCACATGCCCAGCATGTACGCGACAGCATCCACAAGATGATGGAAGCTGCTGCACACGGTGGTTTCTAA
- the bufB gene encoding MNIO family bufferin maturase, whose protein sequence is MTVPRLPPQSGIGLKPEHFQEIVDTAPPVGFFEIHAENYLMPGGAFHHFLTRIRADYPLSVHGVGLSIGGAGPLDRRHLSALRGLLDRYEPEQFSEHLAWSSHNDVYLNDLLPMPYDRATLDRVCAHIDEVQTMLGRQMLLENPATYVAFAQSTMSESAFLGEIVRRTGCGLLLDVNNVYVSCCNHGRDPLVYLAEVLAAVPGASVGEIHLAGFHRDTDSLGAPLLIDSHGRRVDDAVWALFAQAMTQLGPKPVLIEWDSDLPPLGTLLVEARRAAAVLDRVRPGPFDSTQAGDVASMPSWLSEFDAMAAGLANPGWIRSGRGRGGAAG, encoded by the coding sequence ATGACCGTCCCTCGACTCCCGCCGCAAAGCGGCATCGGGCTTAAGCCCGAACATTTTCAGGAAATCGTCGATACGGCGCCGCCGGTCGGCTTTTTCGAGATCCACGCCGAGAACTATCTGATGCCCGGCGGGGCGTTTCATCATTTTCTGACCCGCATCCGGGCGGATTACCCGTTGTCGGTCCATGGCGTCGGCCTGTCCATCGGCGGGGCGGGGCCCCTGGATCGCAGGCATCTCTCGGCCTTGCGCGGGCTGCTGGATCGCTACGAACCGGAGCAGTTCTCCGAGCATCTGGCCTGGTCGAGCCACAACGACGTGTATCTCAATGACCTGCTGCCGATGCCCTACGATCGCGCCACGCTCGATCGGGTCTGCGCGCACATCGACGAAGTGCAGACCATGCTGGGTCGGCAGATGCTGTTGGAAAACCCCGCGACCTATGTGGCGTTTGCGCAATCCACGATGAGCGAGTCGGCGTTCCTCGGCGAGATCGTGCGGCGTACGGGCTGCGGTCTGCTGCTGGACGTGAACAACGTCTATGTCAGTTGCTGCAATCATGGCCGAGATCCGTTGGTTTATCTGGCCGAAGTGCTGGCGGCGGTGCCGGGCGCGTCCGTGGGCGAGATTCATCTCGCCGGCTTCCATCGGGATACCGATTCGCTGGGTGCGCCGCTGCTGATCGACAGTCACGGCCGCCGCGTGGATGACGCGGTCTGGGCCTTGTTTGCCCAGGCCATGACTCAGCTTGGGCCCAAGCCGGTACTCATCGAATGGGACAGCGATCTGCCGCCGCTCGGTACGTTATTGGTCGAAGCGCGACGGGCTGCGGCGGTGCTGGACCGGGTTCGGCCCGGCCCTTTTGATTCGACGCAAGCAGGGGATGTCGCATCGATGCCATCATGGCTTTCGGAATTCGACGCGATGGCTGCCGGACTGGCCAATCCAGGTTGGATACGATCGGGACGAGGGCGGGGCGGGGCCGCGGGATGA